A single genomic interval of Pyrus communis chromosome 7, drPyrComm1.1, whole genome shotgun sequence harbors:
- the LOC137741170 gene encoding HVA22-like protein f — MGVLGAIAKNLDTIIGPGLMLLYPLYASMRAIESPSALDDQQWLTYWVIYSFITLFELSCWKVLAWIPIWPYTKLLFCIWLVLPIFNGAAYIYENVVRKYVKLGMDTTSSNYTAGQKKVLQMMSLDARKSVERFINQHGDDAFERVVKAAEKEARRY; from the exons ATGGGTGTTCTTGGAGCCATTGCTAAAAATTTGGATACAATAATCGG GCCAGGCCTTATGCTTCTTTATCCATT GTATGCATCAATGAGAGCAATCGAGAGCCCTTCAGCACTCGACGATCAGCAGTGGCTAACATATTGGGTTATATACTCTTTCATAACCTTATTCGAACTATCCTGCTGGAAAGTCCTAGCTTG GATTCCAATATGGCCGTATACGAAGCTGTTATTTTGCATTTGGTTGGTGTTGCCAATTTTCAATGGGGCAGCCTATATTTATGAGAACGTTGTGAGGAAGTATGTGAAGCTTGGAATGGATACGACGAGCTCAAACTATACAGCGGGTCAGAAGAAGGTCCTGCAAATGATGAGCCTCGACGCAAGGAAGTCCGTCGAACGCTTCATCAATCAACATGGAGATGATGCTTTCGAAAGAGTCGTCAAAGCG GCTGAAAAAGAAGCTAGGAGATACTGA
- the LOC137740189 gene encoding uncharacterized protein yields the protein MAVAFDGFSIREYAAKMRTVDVLKCYPFAVADNHDDEDTKKKKEAEAAALLPPMTVTKFNWWSHELHRLKRSNKNQEVLTLVNKESSDIPRNDIEFTAVEQRLDEVAAADGDGAAESEETLKSSDDDLSSDDDLSSLVCPVCKDFEAATVNGVNAHIDGCLASREERRRQMRKAKSKAPKKRSIAEIFAVAPQIQTHEKEDLCERDDVDGDDNCKVLGESGSVLKATKKVKKRKKEKRVMLLEEENNKKKKIIKMMKNDGLIANKDHSCKLKLQSSANYAKKLNKKFAPDIWDSARTPNIKCLSAKKRKVVQTYKLFPKHKKPVFAVHSILKNHDVCGQNSTYCGMQSDSQSNACGIQHSERHVKFSGTDHKLSPRNNGLSSFANNSNSFASSSEKDQSSDSNKEAAPMEVHRRKNDVSIDTDIGTESCSVIRRKELPIIPDHVDIPSFLRPHMTHQEKVNQMPDKSVPSSSFAAEDNNLRMFDQGYLPPTHRPADSCFPRPIFALEECRVSTKGATVSRDFEPSGKMIDRVVHPTQGVSAMSSRENTGAFPVPSSSSFIFNEKAKGRFPFLSQSEIDKFSDCGLHSQLLCPPMDLMGGSYPFPEWKQRTVTYRERCAEEDFVGLPLNSHGELIQLRKSNATPGSSNGLPTQNFTHLTSISSLPTQNFTHVTNTGDCSTACNKHFSERELPNDQLNFFPMQNCVKQNPRSHIRDLFGATYLQSTQRADIHQFDFESGSSHSFHPLVSDRNLMNVSISGRGQFDQVKNQKIGGMISKENSGYTPLGVNQPTMRLMGKDVAIGKSSREIQGFEDGTLWTDKEIIAEHCPSSTALDTLSLNRNFQHNWFPCTASGKLKEPAAQSFEIHREHAPQQNLMMKAPESRFPHAYRNWQSHSMFENGCLTANRSPSSNLIRFAQMPTSPAMFNGAPKFREQFMSGAESLQSLQFGSQLPILSAPPSTCGHGVLRPAELNYKQNPPHFAKSSFGFPFLNPECRDNNVESSWFQSSSMGMPPWLLHATLQVNPPNAASQSFPNVDSRHHQHIMPRANFFNEHHSSEISYPCNFMTSHSQVRENVPTQATTVMPPLALAVQGVNLQPTSGTDMDRNRIKIKDRLKTKSFSIKDPYPFKKTKRLAVKAVDSTKAANMLRLETQEKLSAAAGSSRGNILDEMQSNLRALDLDSSWKKASDLDCSQHDVQEDGFKTFGVESSKMDSVVRTTGPIKLCAGAKHIIKPTPNVDQDNFRSIRSTIPFVAVTNGFREPQPQKKTTKIYRF from the exons ATGGCTGTTGCGTTTGATGGCTTCTCCATCCG AGAATATGCGGCGAAGATGCGAACCGTGGACGTGCTGAAATGTTATCCCTTCGCGGTTGCGGACAACCACGACGACGAAGAtacgaagaagaaaaaggaagcagAAGCGGCGGCGTTGCTTCCTCCGATGACCGTGACCAAGTTCAACTGGTGGTCCCACGAGCTCCACCGCTTGAAAAGATCCAACAAAAACCAAGAGGTACTAACTCTTGTCAACAAAGAAAGCTCAGATATCCCCAGAAACGACATCGAATTCACTGCTGTCGAACAACGACTTGACGAGGTTGCTGCTGCTGATGGTGATGGTGCGGCTGAGAGCGAGGAGACCCTGAAATCGTCTGACGACGACTTATCGTCTGACGACGACTTATCGTCGTTGGTTTGTCCAGTTTGTAAAGATTTTGAGGCGGCTACCGTGAACGGTGTGAACGCCCATATCGATGGTTGTCTTGCGTCGAGGGAGGAGCGGAGGAGGCAGATGAGGAAGGCAAAATCGAAAGCTCCCAAGAAGAGATCTATTGCGGAAATATTCGCGGTGGCGCCGCAGATTCAAACGCATGAAAAAGAAGATCTTTGTGAAAGAGATGACGTTGATGGAGATGATAATTGTAAGGTGTTGGGTGAGAGTGGCAGTGTTTTAAAGGCAACaaagaaagtaaagaaaaggaaaaaggaaaaaagggttATGTTATTGGAGGAGGAgaacaacaagaagaagaagattattaagatgatgaagaatgatGGGTTAATTGCAAACAAG GACCATTCTTGCAAACTTAAATTGCAAAGTTCAGCCAATTATGCCAAAAAGCTGAATAAGAAGTTTGCACCGGATATTTGGGATTCTGCAAGGACACCAAATATCAAATGTTTATCTGCAAAGAAGCGAAAAGTTGTTCAAACATACAAATTGTTTCCAAAGCATAAAAAACCAGTGTTTGCCGTTCACAGCATTCTCAAGAATCATGATGTTTGTGGGCAGAACTCCACTTATTGCGGCATGCAAAGTGATAGTCAATCAAATGCTTGTGGTATTCAACATTCAGAAAGGCATGTTAAATTTTCTGGGACGGATCACAAACTTAGTCCGAGGAATAATGGATTGTCTTCCTTTGCGAATAATTCCAATTCCTTCGCTAGTTCATCTGAGAAGGACCAGTCTTCTGACAGTAATAAAGAAGCAGCCCCCATGGAGGTACACAGAAGAAAAAATGATGTTTCAATTGACACAGATATTGGAACTGAGTCTTGCAGTGTAATCAGAAGGAAGGAATTGCCTATAATTCCTGATCATGTCGATATTCCAAGTTTTCTGAGGCCACATATGACTCATCAAGAAAAAGTAAATCAAATGCCAGATAAATCTGTGCCTTCAAGTAGTTTTGCGGCTGAAGATAATAATTTGAGGATGTTCGACCAAGGCTACCTACCCCCCACACATAGACCTGCAGATTCTTGCTTTCCAAGACCGATATTTGCTCTAGAAGAATGCCGTGTAAGTACTAAAGGAGCTACTGTTTCCAGAGATTTTGAGCCCAGTGGAAAGATGATTGATCGTGTCGTACATCCTACGCAAGGAGTATCTGCAATGAGTTCAAGGGAAAATACAGGAGCATTTCCTGTCCCTTCTTCATCTAGTTTCATTTTCAATGAGAAAGCAAAGGGGAGGTTTCCATTCCTGTCACAATCTGAAATCGATAAATTCAGCGATTGTGGTCTGCACTCCCAATTATTATGTCCACCCATGGACTTGATGGGTGGCTCATATCCCTTTCCGGAGTGGAAACAAAGAACAGTTACATATAGGGAAAGGTGTGCAGAAGAGGACTTTGTTGGCTTGCCTCTCAATTCACATGGTGAGCTAATCCagttgaggaagtcgaatgCTACACCAGGGTCCTCCAATGGCTTGCCTACACAGAATTTTACGCACTTGACAAGTATCAGTAGCTTACCGACACAGAATTTTACCCATGTAACAAATACAGGAGATTGTTCGACTGCATGCAACAAACATTTTTCGGAAAGAGAACTTCCAAATGATCAGTTGAACTTCTTTCCTATGCAGAATTGTGTTAAACAGAATCCTAGGTCACATATTCGAGATTTGTTTGGTGCTACTTACTTGCAAAGTACTCAAAGAGCAGATATACATCAGTTTGATTTTGAGAGCGGAAGCAGCCACTCTTTTCACCCTCTTGTTTCAGACCGGAACCTGATGAATGTCTCTATCAGTGGACGCGGACAATTTGACCAGGTGAAGAACCAAAAGATAGGTGGAATGATCTCTAAGGAAAATTCAGGCTACACACCATTGGGTGTGAATCAACCAACAATGCGGTTAATGGGAAAAGATGTGGCAATTGGTAAAAGTAGCAGAGAGATTCAAGGGTTTGAGGATGGAACATTGTGGACGGATAAGGAAATTATAGCAGAGCATTGTCCTTCAAGTACTGCCTTGGATACTCTGTCGTTGAACAGGAATTTCCAGCATAACTGGTTTCCATGCACAGCATCGGGGAAGTTGAAAGAACCTGCCGCACAGTCGTTTGAAATTCACAGAGAACATGCCCCGCAGCAAAATTTAATGATGAAAGCTCCAGAGTCCAGATTTCCCCACGCTTACCGCAACTGGCAAAGCCATTCCATGTTTGAAAATGGCTGCCTTACCGCCAACAGAAgtccaagttctaatttgaTCCGTTTTGCTCAGATGCCCACTTCACCTGCAATGTTTAATGGGGCACCTAAATTCCGAGAGCAATTCATGTCTGGAGCTGAATCTCTACAATCCCTACAGTTTGGCTCTCAACTACCGATATTATCTGCTCCTCCTAGTACCTGTGGGCATGGGGTTTTAAGACCTGCTGAACTCAATTACAAGCAGAATCCACCTCATTTTGCAAAATCATCATTCGGCTTCCCTTTCCTGAATCCTGAATGTAGAGACAATAATGTGGAGTCATCATGGTTTCAGAGCTCCTCTATGGGCATGCCGCCTTGGTTGTTACATGCAACACTGCAGGTAAACCCCCCAAATGCAGCTTCTCAATCCTTTCCAAATGTGGATAGCAGACACCATCAGCATATTATGCCGAGAGCTAACTTTTTTAACGAGCATCATTCGTCGGAAATTTCTTATCCTTGCAATTTCATGACCTCTCATTCACAAGTGAGGGAGAATGTACCTACTCAGGCGACTACAGTTATGCCTCCTCTTGCTCTAGCTGTTCAAGGAGTAAATCTACAACCAACATCTGGCACCGACATGGACAGAAACAGAATCAAGATCAAAGAcagattaaaaacaaaatctttCAGTATCAAAGACCCATATCCCTTCAAAAAAACCAAGAGACTAGCAGTGAAAGCTGTAGATTCAACAAAGGCTGCCAACATGTTGCGCTTAGAAACACAAGAAAAGTTGAGTGCTGCTGCAGGATCGTCAAGAGGGAACATTTTAGATGAAATGCAGTCTAATTTGAGAGCACTTGACCTTGACTCCAGTTGGAAGAAAGCAAGCGATTTGGATTGCAGCCAACACGACGTTCAAGAGGATGGATTCAAAACCTTTGGAGTTGAGTCTTCCAAAATGGACAGCGTTGTGAGAACTACAGGCCCCATTAAACTTTGTGCAGGAGCAAAACACATCATAAAACCGACTCCAAATGTGGATCAGGATAACTTCAGGTCAATCCGTTCAACAATCCCCTTTGTTGCAGTAACTAATGGTTTCAGAGAACCACAACCTCAGAAGAAAACAACAAAGATTTACAGGTTTTAG